The nucleotide sequence AGGTCATTTACGATAAAATGGAAACGACGGGACAGTTTGAAACATCGAATGAAATTATCAACCAGATATTCAAGAACGCCTATTGGGGTATCCGAGGAAATTATCGCGGAATGCCAACCGATTGCCCTCAACGTGATGAACGTCAGGGTTGGTTGGGTGATCGGGCAACCGGTTGTTTCGGCGAGGCATTCGTTCTGGACAATGCATCGTTATATAGCAAATGGGTACAGGATATCGAAGATTCTCAAAGTCCGGAAGGAAGCATCTCGGACGTTTCGCCAAGATACTGGACAATTTATAACGACGATGTAACCTGGCCGGCTGCTTATTTCTATGCAATGAAGATGTTGTCGGTTCAATATGGAGATACCAATCCCATCAAAAAACACTATGCTTCTATGAAACGATACCTTGAACATATCCAACAAGTGTCCATGCAGGATTATATCCTTACCAAGGACACTTACGGTGATTGGTGCATGCCTCCCGAATCTCAGAAGCTAATTCATTCTGAAGATCCTGCCCGCAAAACAGATGGTGCGATTTTAAGTACAACCATGTATTATAGTCTATTGAAACTGATGGCCGAATTTGCCGAAATTTCAGGCAATAAGGCAGACATTTCCGGATACAAGGAGCTTGCTTCTAAAATTAAAGAGGCCTATAATACCCGTTTCTTCAATAAAGATTCTGCTTTATATGGAAATAATACAGTTACAGCCAATATCCTTTCGCTTCAATTGGGTTTAGTTCCCGAAGGATACGAAGGAAAAGTGTTCAATAATATCGTGAAGAAAACAGAAATTGATTTTGGTGGACATGTTAGTACGGGTGTGTTAGGTATCCAGCAGCTGATGAGGGGGCTTACAAAATACGGTAATGTTGATTTAGCCTATAAGATTGCTTCGAACGACACCTATCCAAGTTGGGGACATATGGTTAAAAACGGGGCAACTACAACCTGGGAACTTTGGAATGGTGAGACTGCCGATCCGGCCATGAACTCGGGAAATCATGTGATGTTGCTTGGGGATTTGCTTATTTGGTACTACGAAGATCTGGCTGGTATCAAATGTGCTCCGGGTACTGTTGCTTACAAAAAACTGTTGATGGAACCCAAATTCCCCGAAGGATTGAATCACGTGAAGGCTGCTTACAAGTCCGTTTACGGAGATATTCGGAGCGAGTGGACAAAAGAGGGCAAAACATTCTCGTGGGATATTACAATTCCCGGAAATACCTCTGCTATCGTCCGACTTCCAAAAGAGTTAAATATAATCTCGCCCAATCAGAAGGGAGTTCGAAAAGTAATAGAAAGTGAATCTGCGATGGAAGTTGAGCTTGGTTCGGGAACATATCACCTTACCAACAGTAAATAATCGCTTTATTGTATTTATCAGATGAGTAAGAGCAATCTCTTACTCATCTTTTTTTATAGGACAGGGCATCTTCCTTTCCTAAAACCTAAGACGGAAAATCCCTGAACAGAAATTGCATACAGTTTTGAAAGAAGCTTCTTAATTGGCTAAATCTTTTATTTCATTTATGTGAAGGTACAGGTGATCCAGGTAGCCTTCTATCATTTCTTTTAGAGTGACTTTTGTTCCTTCGAAGTCGCACCAGTAGCTGTCTAGTTTCGTTAAATCGACAGATTTTATTACCTGAATGATGTGCAGATTATAAAACTTCCATAGCTGGATCAGGTTTTCCCAATCTGCGTTTTGATAGTCTTGTAAGGCGATCCACAAATCATTGTCTTGACGATAGTCGGGGAAGCATAGTAAGTCTTTACTATATTGCAGGCGAACCATGCGTTGATGATTGTTGGAAGCCGAATCTATCAGGTGACCAAGTATCTGTTTGATAGTGCGATTCTGGCTGTTTCGCCGTTGGGTAATCACTTCTACAGGCAGAGCTCTTAAAAAGCTCTCTTCCGCCTCGATAACTTTTTTGATGCCATCGGTTATTGGAATAAAATCAGTTCTTTGCATAACAATCTAATATTAATAGTAAAATTTGGTTCTTTCTCATTTCTGCATTTATTTTCCCCATATATTGCTGCAAATTAAGTATTTAATATCCAAATTTCAATACTGATTTCAAAAAAAAATAATTAAAAATTTTATTTTGGGTTCTTTGCTTATTATTCATCAAACCTTTCACGACAATAGGTCAGGTTCAGGTATATCCATGTAGTGTAAACGATTCTTGTATAGAATTAGTGAAAGTGTCCAGACTTTCAGTATAATGTTTTCTGATATGTCTAGTTTCTCAGTTTAAAGGATGAAAAAGTGTCTACTCAAATAAGGAAAAGGCAATGCACCAGGAAAGTCTAATTTTGCCTTAAGGGAAAATTTACGGGGACTTAAGTCAAAAAAAAATTTCACTTAAGGGATAATTTTTTTTGACTTAAGGGAAAAATTGCCGGTACTTTTTCTTCAAAAAGTATATACTTTTGGGGAAGTTTCTCATGAGTTTTAAAATCAAATGTACTCTTAAACTTCAGCCAATCTTAGTTGGAGAGCTTTTAAAAGATATATGATTTGATCTTCAAAGATATATGAACTGTTTTCCAAAGATATAAGGAATGATTCTCAAAGATATATAGATTATTTTTCAGTCTTTTGTCGATCTAAAGTAAACGGGGAGGGAAACAAATAAATGCTGCATCTTGTCTTGTTTTTATTACAAACTTGTCTTCTGTAAATGTTTTGCACGAAAAATCTTAAGCGGTTCTACGGTGGGCGTTATTGAAGGGTGACTTTGCAAGTTGTGGTACTTGCCGCCTCCATCTTCTGGGTTTGCGGCAAGTACCAACTTTCAATACTTGTTTATGTTCTACTAATCTTATTTGAACAATTTGGGTGCGAATTCTGACAGATAGATACGCCAGTTCTTCCAAATATGACCTTCTCCGGTTTCGTAATACTCGTACTTGTAACCCTTGTCGTCCAGCATCTTGCGATAGTCGGTGTTTGCCTGATACAAAAAGTCCTTGTCGCCGATAGCAATCCAGTAAAGAGCCGGCTTCTTATCAAACTGAATTTTCAATTTTGCATCCAGGTTGTCGTAAATAGGTGACTTTACATCCTTGTTGGGCATGATAGCTGCAGAGAACAATCCCACGTAGTTAAACATATCCGGGTATTGCTTTGAGATGTGCATGGAGTGAAAACCTCCCATAGAAAGACCTGCAATGGCACGATTCTGCTTATTCTTGATGGTCCGGTAATTCCGGTCTACGAAATTAACCACATCTGGAAAAGCCGCTTCGAAGGAGCCTTCCATTGTTTTGGGCAATTGCATTGATGCTGCTGCATATCCTAAGGACGATTCACCGGGAGCAGCCTCTTGTGAAGCATTTCCGTTAGTCATCACCACAATCATAGGTTTAGCTTTGCCTTGTGCAATTAAGTTGTCCAAAATTTGTGCTGTACGTCCCAGTTCACTCCAGGCATTCTCGTCTCCACCCATACCATGCAGCAGGTAGAATACGGGGTAACGTTTGCCGCTCATCTCATAACCCGCAGGTGTATAGACTGTAAGACGGCGATCCATTCCCAGCGTGGGACTGTTATACCACACTTTGGCTACAGTTCCGTGAGGAACTTTGTTCACCTTATAAAGGTCGGCACGCTCACCCCCAATGATAAATACGTTGGTTACGCTTGCCACGTCGCGAATCATATACACATTGCTCGGATCGTTAATCTTAAGTCCGTCAACAAGAAAGGTGTAGCTGTAAAGTTCTGGTTTCAGCGGGTCGGAAGTAGTAAATTCCCATACGCCGTCTTTCTCTGTAAGGTCGGTCATACCCGGACCATCAAACTCTCCGTAAGGAGTCTTTATTTTCTGAGTAGGCAGAAAGTCACCGGTCACTTGCACACGAACGGCTTTCGGAGCCTTCAGACGGAAAGAAACGGTGTTGTTTTCATGGATTTCGGGAGAGATAACAGCAGCACCTCCCCAAAGAGCTTGTTGCGCGAAACTTAAAACACACATCAGCAGCATGGCTGATAGACAAATGATTTTTCTCATGATGTTTTTTAAAATGATGTGAGATTTTCTTATAATTAACTACAATAAAAATACTAATATCTAATCTTTTTGTTAATATATTTACAGAAAATACAAGCTCATACAAAGAGTTTGACTTCCTATTTTCCAAAATTACGTGTAACAAATGGTAGGCAAGTATATAATGCCAAGTGCCAGTATTCCCAGGTGTGTCCCCCGTCGCGCACGCGGAACTGACAAGGAATCTTTTTCTTGCGCATCGCTTGCGTGAACTCAATGTTGCGATCAAGAAGAAAATCGTCGTCTCCGCAATCTACAAACCAGGCGACTGAACGTAACTTCGCGATACGTTCTTCATCTGCATTCTCAACATAGTCCACACAACTGTTTTCTATAACGGACTTGGTAAGGATAGCCATTTTGTCGTCAGGTTTTTGCGCCGGGGCCGCTCCTAGTTCGGGAATAGACATCAAAGCACTCATAGCATAAACAGAAGAATACATTTCGCTATACTTTTGACCATAACAGGTGGCACCTCCACCTCCCATAGACAATCCGGCAATGGCACGGTTGGCTTTATTTCCGATTACCCGGTAATTCTTTTCAATATAAGGCAAGAACTCGGTGTAGAAAAAAGTCTCGTAACTCCATCCGGGCATATCAAAATAACCGTTCCAAACTCCTGCATATATATTGCCTCCCGCATTGGGCGTAACAATGATCATCTCGCAAGCTTCCCCGCTTTCAATCAACTGATCAGCCACATCTTGAAGATGACCACGTCCCGACCACGCCTGATTGGTATCCGTCATCCCATGCAAAAGATACAGAATCGGATATTTCTTGTTTGTATCCGTTTCATAACTTTTAGGAAGAAAAACATTGTATGCCCTGTAGGCATTCAGCACTTTGCTGTGGATGGAATCTGTTATGATTTTACTCTGTGGCCCCGCAGGAGACTGGGCTAAAGCAGAGAATACAATATGGATAGCCAGCAAAGATAAGATTAGCTTTTTCATTACATGTAAATTTAAAATGATGTATGGTTCTTTTATAATTCGCGACTATAAAAGTACTAATTTTATTATTATATACTTACTGATCCATTTAATTTCATCTCTTTACCATCGGATGCAGATTGATCGCTGTCTGAGCTTTGATAACATCGAGCGTTTTCACCTTTCTGCTTTGGGCTATTTTCTGTCCTACAGAGTCGCGGACGTCTGCCGATGAAGCTGCCACCATCCATTGGTATTCTCCTTTGTCCAACTCCCACGAAGCCGACTTCTCGTTATAGGAGGCCATGTCCATCACATTCCATGTAAGCGTCAGCGTCTGACTCTCTCCCGGTTCAAGCAGGTGAGTCTTGCCGAAGGCTTTCAGTTCTTTGGAAGGTTTATCCAGGGCTCCCTTCGGTGCTTTCACGTAAACTTGAACGGCTTCGCGACCGGCATGTTTACCTGTGTTTTTAATAGTTACCTTTATCTCGCAACGGTCTCCTTCTATAGAGGCACTTTCAATATCGTAATTAAAGTTCGTATAACTTAGTCCGTGTCCGAAAGGATAAGATACCTCCTTGCCGAAAGTGTCGAAATAGCGATACCCCACGTAAATACCTTCTTCGTAGTTGGTAAAGTCGACGTTACGTTCCGGCATTTTAGGCTTCTCTTCTTTTTTATCTGACTTAAAATTCATACCCGTACCCATGGCAAACGAAGGCATCTTGAACTCATAATCGGAAGGAAAGTTGGCATCTGAAGGTGCATCGCCATAGTTGACAGCCAGAGTCATCGGTAACTTGCCCGAAGGATTTACTTTTCCGGTGAGCACATCGGCAATGCAATTGCCAACCTCCTGTCCCGGTTGAAAGGCACAAATCACTGCATCGGCCAACCCTTTCCAAGAAGCAGTTTCCACCGGGCTGCAGATGTTCAGGATAACTACCAGTTTCTTTCCGGCTGCGCGATAGGCTTCCGATACTTGTTTGATAAGAGCCTTTTCGTTTTCTTTGAGCATGAACTCGCCAATACGACGGTCGCAAGCCTCGCCGCTGGTACGCCCCAGGGTCAGGATGGCAATATCGTTGTCCTGTACCTGCGCGGTCATCTCTTCGGCTGTAGGCAGAAACTCTTCGGCACGTTGCAGCGGAGTGAATGAAAAGGGAGGTCTTCCTTGTGGAAACAGTCGCTTCTGTTCGTCGGCCAAATGCTTTTTGTATTGCTTTATCAGCTTGCCGTCTACCGTATAGCCGGCTTTGCGCATACCTTCTACCATGGATACCGTATAGTAACCGATTCCCGTACTGCCAAAACCCATACCTGCCGGCACCATGTCGTACGAGGTAGTTCCATATAAGGCAACCTTCTTTACGCCTTCGGCCAAAGGAAGGGCTTCTTTATTATCGAGCAAAACGACACCCTCGGCACCTATCTTACGGTCAACCTGTGCATGGACTTTCAGGTCTGTATCATTTGGATATTGGTATCCTGCGTAGGTGTGACTTTTCAGAACGAACTCAAGTATACGTTTCACATTCCGGTTAAGTACAGCTTCGTCGAGCGTACCGTTTTTTACGGCCTCAAAAATCGCTTTGTACTGGCGGTCTTGCCCCGGCTGCAACATATCGTTTCCAGCCAACATGGAAGCAACGGCATCCATACCCGCATTCCAGTCAGACATAACCACACCTTTGTAGCCCCATTCGGAACGAAGGATATCTTCGGTAAGCTCCTTGTTTTCGCAGGCGTATTTGCCGTTCACTTTATTGTAGGAAGTCATGATGCTCCATGGCTGCGATTCTTTTACAGCTATCTCGAAACATTTCAGATAAAGCTCGCGTAGCGGACGTGTGTTTAGTCGGGAGTCATTATTATTCCGGTTTGTCTCCTGATTGTTTACCGCAAAGTGTTTGATACAGGTTCCTGTACCCTGACTTTGAATCCCGTTTATGTAAGCTGCGGCAATCTTTCCCACCAACAACGGGTCTTCGGAATAGTATTCGTGGTTTCGTCCGCAAAGTACATTACGCATCAGATTCACACCCGGAGCCAGAAGAACATCCAGTCCGTTGTCTTTAACCTCTTTGCCCAGGGCCTGTCCAATTTGGTAAGCAGCCTCCGGGTCGAAAGTGGCTGCGACTGTGGTGCTCGAGGGAAACTCAGTGGCGTGATAGGTCTGGCTGTCGAATTCGCGTTTGGGAGCCATTGCCAGACGGTGCGGACCGTCGGCCAGGTAAGCCGAAGGAATGCCCAAGCGGGGAATGTCGTAGGTACGCCCAGCTGTACCCGGAAACTTTACATCGTCGCCCATAGCCATGCCGCAACCAATAACCATGTGTACTTTTTCTTCCAGGGTCATTTCCCCGATTACGTCGTCGATATTTTGGGAGGTAAGCCGTAACTGAACCTCCGGTGAAGGCAGCTGCGCCTGTACCGTTAGCGCCATACAAGCCGAGAAAATGGAAATAGATAGTCTTTTCAATCTCATAATTTTAAAATGTAATTAATTATTACCAGTTTTCATTTTGTTTCATGTTGGGATTTAATTCCAGCTCCTTGCGTGGGATTGGCAGCAGTTTATGCTTCGCCTTGAAACCGTATGCCGAATTCTTGAACAAGAACTTAACACCTTCACTTGAGAAAGCCGGAATCTCCTTACCCTGCTGTCCCATTGCGGCTTCCGCATCGTTCCAACGGGTAAGATCCTGGAAACGTACACATTCCATACATAGTTCAAGTTGCTTTTCCTTCTTCACATCGTCTAAGGTTACCGATGATAAATTTGTCAGACGGGCACGAGAGCGAATGCGGTTGATATAACTCAAGGCCTTGTTTTTGTCGCCGCCCTGAACATGAGCCTCTGCTGCAAGTAGTAATACTTCGGCGTAACGCATCACGCGGAGGTTAATATATTGCAGTGCCTGGAAGTAGGACGCATCGTAAATACAATCCTCTTTCAAGGTACGAGTCTTCCACATAAAGTACCCTTCGTGTCCCACCATATTGGCTCCCGGTTGCAACGAAACTCCTATTTTGCTTAATTGCTCGTAGCTGCGCAGCGTGCTATTCAAGCGATAACCATCTACACCTTCTCTATCCACAAAAGCATCATACAACGATTTGCGTGGATTCATAAAACCATAAGTACCCGTTGCGATATATCCGGAGGCTTCGCCGGTTACGGTTAGTTTATCCGAACGCCAGCCCATCATCAGGTAGGTCATTGTCAGTATGTCCCAGTTCCACGCCTGTTCAGGATCATTCCTGCGTTGTACTTCAAGCATGGATTCGCAACTTCCGTTAGCTTCTACGTGGAGTAACTTATCATAAGCTCCTTCGTACAAATCGTATTTTCCGGACTCTATAACTTTATCAATTATTGAAGCTGCCTCGCTGTACTTCCCTTGAAAAACGTAAGCCTTTCCCAGCATGGCCTGTGCCACTTCCTTTGTGGTCAGGATGGTGGTTTCTTTATCGTTTACGTTTATCTTTGAGGGTAAAGCGTTCAGATTAATTGCTTCCGTCAGGTCTTTCTCAATAAAAGCCCATGTGTCTTGCGGACTACTGTTGCCCAATCGATACTCGTCGGGTGTTAGCAGATGGTCTACGATGGGCGCTGTACCAAACAGGGTTACCAGTTCGAAATGCGCCCATGCACGGAAAAACTTGGCTTCGGCCAGGGCACGCTTTTTCACATCCGTATCGGGTTCCATCAGATCGATAATTAAATTTGCCTTGTAAATGATGCTGTACATACCCGAATACAAGTTGGCTATCATAGAATGATCCGTATCGAATGTATATTCATTCAACTGCTCCATTTGGGCATTGTCTCCACGCGAACCACCTCCACTCCACACATCGTCGGCCAGTGAGTTTTTCGTCATGAACCAGTTGTAGTAGTTACTGCTCCAGCTGAAATATAAAGAAGCCAAAGCCTGCATAGCCTCCTGATCTGTTTTGTAGAAGTCTTCCTGACTTCCCATATTTCCATGTTTTGGAATGTCCAGCCGGTCTTCGCAACCAGTTGTAAACACTGATAGCAATCCCAATAGGCATATATAGATATATCTTGTTTTCATTATTCTTATTGTAATTTGTGGTTTTTAAAATTCAATATTAAAGCCTAATACGACCTTTTTCGAACAAGGATAAGAACCTTTGTCAACACCCATTCCCGAAGTTGAGTTGGCAGCCGACTCAGGGTCGAATCCGGGATATTTTGTAAATGTAAAAAAGTCGTCCAGTGAACCGTACACACGAAGGTTGTTCACAAATATTTTCTTCAACCATAACTTGGGGAAGGTATATCCCAATTGTATCTGCTTAATCTTGAAAAAAGATCCGTCGTACACCAAGGCATCGGAAGTTTGATATTTATCCATGTTCTGGGCACCGGCGCGGGGAACACTGCCGGACTTGTTGTCTGCAGTCCAGCGATTGTCGTAGAACACCTCTTTCAGTTTATTGGATGCAGCATAGTCGGGGCGATTAATACAATTGAAAATATCGTTACCCTGAGATCCGGTGCCAAAAAGGGTAAGATCGACCCCTTTCCAGCTCGTGGTCAGCGTAATACCATAGGTAAAATCGGGGATAGCGTCACCTATATAGTCCAAATCGCCATCGTTCAAGTCGCCACTATCATCCAAA is from uncultured Macellibacteroides sp. and encodes:
- a CDS encoding family 78 glycoside hydrolase catalytic domain gives rise to the protein MQENPQGVSTQNPRFSWQITSDQPDLVQQSYWIQVAQTAEDLQQGKELVFDSKDVKSDQSILVPYGGKPLLSKGVYYWRVKIITNQGSTDWSEINSWSMAFLNDSDWKASWIGEDSISNPNETAEGNTRLAARYLRKLFESKTSVKRATLYISGLGSYEAYLNGKRVSEDIFAPMPSWYPERVYYNVYDVTSLLQQGQNTVGVKLGNGRYFGMRQSETMMFGLPRLLAQLEIEYTDGSTDMVVSDKSWKVTSRGPIVANNEFDGEEYDARLELTGWEAANYDDANWKAADIMDTPAGKLTAQPNPNMQIQDEVSPTKITKLADGRYILDMGQNMVGWLKINSLIGKKDQPVSFRFSETLNPDSTLYLANLRSAKVTDVYTPAKDGGFIWEPSFVYHGFRYVEISGLDYQPELKDFTGKVIYDKMETTGQFETSNEIINQIFKNAYWGIRGNYRGMPTDCPQRDERQGWLGDRATGCFGEAFVLDNASLYSKWVQDIEDSQSPEGSISDVSPRYWTIYNDDVTWPAAYFYAMKMLSVQYGDTNPIKKHYASMKRYLEHIQQVSMQDYILTKDTYGDWCMPPESQKLIHSEDPARKTDGAILSTTMYYSLLKLMAEFAEISGNKADISGYKELASKIKEAYNTRFFNKDSALYGNNTVTANILSLQLGLVPEGYEGKVFNNIVKKTEIDFGGHVSTGVLGIQQLMRGLTKYGNVDLAYKIASNDTYPSWGHMVKNGATTTWELWNGETADPAMNSGNHVMLLGDLLIWYYEDLAGIKCAPGTVAYKKLLMEPKFPEGLNHVKAAYKSVYGDIRSEWTKEGKTFSWDITIPGNTSAIVRLPKELNIISPNQKGVRKVIESESAMEVELGSGTYHLTNSK
- a CDS encoding DinB family protein; this translates as MQRTDFIPITDGIKKVIEAEESFLRALPVEVITQRRNSQNRTIKQILGHLIDSASNNHQRMVRLQYSKDLLCFPDYRQDNDLWIALQDYQNADWENLIQLWKFYNLHIIQVIKSVDLTKLDSYWCDFEGTKVTLKEMIEGYLDHLYLHINEIKDLAN
- a CDS encoding alpha/beta hydrolase-fold protein, translated to MRKIICLSAMLLMCVLSFAQQALWGGAAVISPEIHENNTVSFRLKAPKAVRVQVTGDFLPTQKIKTPYGEFDGPGMTDLTEKDGVWEFTTSDPLKPELYSYTFLVDGLKINDPSNVYMIRDVASVTNVFIIGGERADLYKVNKVPHGTVAKVWYNSPTLGMDRRLTVYTPAGYEMSGKRYPVFYLLHGMGGDENAWSELGRTAQILDNLIAQGKAKPMIVVMTNGNASQEAAPGESSLGYAAASMQLPKTMEGSFEAAFPDVVNFVDRNYRTIKNKQNRAIAGLSMGGFHSMHISKQYPDMFNYVGLFSAAIMPNKDVKSPIYDNLDAKLKIQFDKKPALYWIAIGDKDFLYQANTDYRKMLDDKGYKYEYYETGEGHIWKNWRIYLSEFAPKLFK
- a CDS encoding alpha/beta hydrolase family protein, translated to MKKLILSLLAIHIVFSALAQSPAGPQSKIITDSIHSKVLNAYRAYNVFLPKSYETDTNKKYPILYLLHGMTDTNQAWSGRGHLQDVADQLIESGEACEMIIVTPNAGGNIYAGVWNGYFDMPGWSYETFFYTEFLPYIEKNYRVIGNKANRAIAGLSMGGGGATCYGQKYSEMYSSVYAMSALMSIPELGAAPAQKPDDKMAILTKSVIENSCVDYVENADEERIAKLRSVAWFVDCGDDDFLLDRNIEFTQAMRKKKIPCQFRVRDGGHTWEYWHLALYTCLPFVTRNFGK
- a CDS encoding glycoside hydrolase family 3 C-terminal domain-containing protein is translated as MRLKRLSISIFSACMALTVQAQLPSPEVQLRLTSQNIDDVIGEMTLEEKVHMVIGCGMAMGDDVKFPGTAGRTYDIPRLGIPSAYLADGPHRLAMAPKREFDSQTYHATEFPSSTTVAATFDPEAAYQIGQALGKEVKDNGLDVLLAPGVNLMRNVLCGRNHEYYSEDPLLVGKIAAAYINGIQSQGTGTCIKHFAVNNQETNRNNNDSRLNTRPLRELYLKCFEIAVKESQPWSIMTSYNKVNGKYACENKELTEDILRSEWGYKGVVMSDWNAGMDAVASMLAGNDMLQPGQDRQYKAIFEAVKNGTLDEAVLNRNVKRILEFVLKSHTYAGYQYPNDTDLKVHAQVDRKIGAEGVVLLDNKEALPLAEGVKKVALYGTTSYDMVPAGMGFGSTGIGYYTVSMVEGMRKAGYTVDGKLIKQYKKHLADEQKRLFPQGRPPFSFTPLQRAEEFLPTAEEMTAQVQDNDIAILTLGRTSGEACDRRIGEFMLKENEKALIKQVSEAYRAAGKKLVVILNICSPVETASWKGLADAVICAFQPGQEVGNCIADVLTGKVNPSGKLPMTLAVNYGDAPSDANFPSDYEFKMPSFAMGTGMNFKSDKKEEKPKMPERNVDFTNYEEGIYVGYRYFDTFGKEVSYPFGHGLSYTNFNYDIESASIEGDRCEIKVTIKNTGKHAGREAVQVYVKAPKGALDKPSKELKAFGKTHLLEPGESQTLTLTWNVMDMASYNEKSASWELDKGEYQWMVAASSADVRDSVGQKIAQSRKVKTLDVIKAQTAINLHPMVKR
- a CDS encoding RagB/SusD family nutrient uptake outer membrane protein: MKTRYIYICLLGLLSVFTTGCEDRLDIPKHGNMGSQEDFYKTDQEAMQALASLYFSWSSNYYNWFMTKNSLADDVWSGGGSRGDNAQMEQLNEYTFDTDHSMIANLYSGMYSIIYKANLIIDLMEPDTDVKKRALAEAKFFRAWAHFELVTLFGTAPIVDHLLTPDEYRLGNSSPQDTWAFIEKDLTEAINLNALPSKINVNDKETTILTTKEVAQAMLGKAYVFQGKYSEAASIIDKVIESGKYDLYEGAYDKLLHVEANGSCESMLEVQRRNDPEQAWNWDILTMTYLMMGWRSDKLTVTGEASGYIATGTYGFMNPRKSLYDAFVDREGVDGYRLNSTLRSYEQLSKIGVSLQPGANMVGHEGYFMWKTRTLKEDCIYDASYFQALQYINLRVMRYAEVLLLAAEAHVQGGDKNKALSYINRIRSRARLTNLSSVTLDDVKKEKQLELCMECVRFQDLTRWNDAEAAMGQQGKEIPAFSSEGVKFLFKNSAYGFKAKHKLLPIPRKELELNPNMKQNENW